Proteins encoded within one genomic window of Fibrobacter sp.:
- a CDS encoding NlpC/P60 family protein: protein MGPSSKYACLMLIPLCAGLLSCSFPVRTGYDRSIGDYKPVPSSNEQIAEAPAADEQVQENVGTESSPSGEDSVTTESKPKHMNSADKARAAVKKKEAEKAAQKSAPPTNFEAYAKGWLGAKYVYGAASKNKTDCSGYVMQVYQGYYKIALDHSAAKMYDDSRGKSVSRGNLREGDLIFFGSFWKIDHVGIYLSGDRFIHASSSRGVVISNLNEKYYKNKYQGARRFK, encoded by the coding sequence ATGGGTCCGTCATCAAAATACGCATGCCTAATGCTGATTCCGCTCTGCGCAGGATTGCTCAGTTGCTCTTTCCCCGTACGCACGGGTTACGACCGGAGCATCGGTGACTACAAGCCCGTCCCCTCATCGAACGAGCAAATAGCGGAAGCTCCGGCTGCGGACGAACAAGTCCAAGAAAACGTCGGCACAGAATCCTCCCCCTCAGGCGAAGACTCCGTAACAACAGAATCCAAACCGAAGCACATGAATTCTGCAGACAAGGCGAGGGCTGCGGTAAAGAAGAAGGAAGCGGAAAAAGCGGCGCAAAAGTCCGCCCCTCCCACAAACTTCGAAGCTTACGCCAAGGGATGGCTGGGCGCAAAGTACGTCTACGGAGCCGCCAGCAAAAACAAGACGGACTGTTCCGGATACGTGATGCAGGTTTACCAAGGCTACTACAAGATTGCACTCGACCACAGCGCGGCAAAAATGTACGACGATTCCCGCGGGAAAAGCGTAAGCCGCGGAAACCTGCGCGAAGGCGACCTGATTTTCTTCGGCAGTTTCTGGAAAATCGACCATGTGGGAATCTACCTCAGCGGAGACCGTTTCATCCACGCGAGCTCCAGCAGGGGTGTCGTCATCTCGAACCTGAACGAGAAATACTACAAGAACAAGTATCAGGGCGCTCGCCGATTTAAATAA
- a CDS encoding low molecular weight protein-tyrosine-phosphatase, whose translation MEKVKILFVCHGNICRSPMAEFVMKHKLASAGIEGFEVASAATSTEEIGNPVYPPAKRMLNSHGIDCSGKHARQMTVQDYEYYDYIVLMDRNNLRNLRWILGANHDMSKISLLMDWTGKSRDVADPWYTGDFQATWDDVNAGCDAMIDKLISRG comes from the coding sequence ATGGAAAAAGTGAAAATCCTGTTCGTGTGTCATGGCAACATCTGCCGCAGTCCCATGGCGGAATTCGTCATGAAGCACAAGCTCGCAAGTGCCGGAATCGAAGGTTTTGAGGTGGCGAGCGCCGCGACGAGTACCGAAGAAATCGGGAATCCCGTGTACCCGCCGGCCAAGCGCATGCTGAATTCTCATGGTATCGATTGCAGCGGAAAACATGCCCGCCAGATGACCGTGCAGGATTACGAATACTACGATTACATCGTACTCATGGACAGGAACAACTTGCGGAACTTGCGCTGGATACTGGGCGCAAATCACGACATGTCGAAGATTTCTCTGTTGATGGACTGGACCGGCAAATCGCGGGATGTTGCCGATCCATGGTATACCGGAGATTTTCAGGCGACCTGGGACGACGTGAACGCAGGTTGCGATGCGATGATAGATAAACTAATATCTCGCGGATAA